TGCAATGGGGGGTAGGGGGAGCCTGGAGCGGGGCAGGGGACCTGCAGTGTACAGGGGGAGCTTGCAATGGGGGGTAGGGGGAGcctggagcgggggcaggggaccTGCAGTGTACAGGGGGAGCTTGCAATGGGGGGTAGGGGGAGcctggagcgggggcaggggaccTGCAGTGTACAGGGGGAGCTtggaatggggggcagggggagcctggAGCGCGGGCAGGGGAATGCCCATGCACAGACCCCGGCTCTCGCCCCCTACAGGGCACAAGGCAGGACTGCGACAGTTCGGCCAGAGGCGGACGCAGCTCCAGCTGCTCCTTGTGGGCAGTGGGCACAGCCTGTGGCTGGGGTGTCCTGCTCCCCATCACCCTAATCTGTCTttccagtgcccccccccattctCCTGCTGGGCACGGGCGGCTCCTGCCTCTCTGGTGCTAGGGGCAGAGTCCGGCCCCTGTGGGGCCGATTTCCTTAGCAGCGAAggggctgcagccggggcagTGGGAGGCCCGTGGGTCTGGGCCGTGCTGCCGGAGGAGGTGGTGCAGAACGGAGCAGTGCCCAGGGCTGCAGCGTAACCTGCTGTTGTCTCTGTTTCAGAGCCGCGTGCCAGGCGGTGGAGTAGCATGGGAGAGCCCTGGCCGAGGCATGGGCAGCGCTGAGGAGCCGGAGAGCCTGCAGCTGCTCGCACAGGAGGGGGCTGCCGAGGACGCGACGAGTGGCTACCTCCACCCCTCCCGCTGCGGGGCCGGCGCACTGGCCATGAGGAACTGCTGCGGCACCGAGGCCAGCGGCACCGAGCCCGGCAGCCAAGGCAGCACAGAGAGACGAGACGAGGCCCCCGCCATGGCCCAGCCGTCCTCGCCGGAGCCCGCGGCTGGCGGCCGGGCCTTGGCTCTCAAGGGCCCCGGAGCGGGAGCAGGGCCGTTGGAAAAGGGGGCCGAGCAAACGCCTCTGGCTGTGAGCTGCTTGGGACAGAATGGCGAGCGGAGCTCGGGCCCCTTGGCGCGGCCCGACGGCTCCGTCGTCCCCCAGGGCCCTCCAGCAGGGGTGGGCGCTGCCGTGGCCAGCCCGGGACCGTGCCTCAAGGGGCACAGCAAGGACCTGCCGAGCGCCCCGGCTGCTCTGAAACACGTTGCATTTCTTGATCCAGCCGACACAGACCCTGAGCCAGACGGTGCTGGAGCCGCCGCGGTCAGTCCGGAGCTGGGTCCGGTGCCTCGCACGTGCCTGCAGGACCGAAGCCAAGAGCAGCCTGGGGCCTGCAAGGGAGCTGTGTCCCGTTGGAGCGTGGGAGCCCCCGGCGCAGCGCCGTTGTCCGATGACGGCATGGGCACACCCTGTGGAGACGCTGGTGGGAAAGCACCTGCGTCTCTGGCAGAGGCCAAGGCCCAGCTGGGACCCCCGGCTGCCCCACGGCCAGGGGGCAATGGGGACATGGTGCTTCCTTCTCCTCCGGAAGCGACCAAGGAGTCCACCCCGGGAACGGAAGCAGCGTCAGGCCCGGGAACAAGGCTGGATGCAGGTTCGACCCCGTCAGCCCGAGCCAAGGAGACCAgtccccctgcccct
Above is a genomic segment from Mauremys reevesii isolate NIE-2019 linkage group 8, ASM1616193v1, whole genome shotgun sequence containing:
- the GPRIN1 gene encoding G protein-regulated inducer of neurite outgrowth 1; the encoded protein is MGSAEEPESLQLLAQEGAAEDATSGYLHPSRCGAGALAMRNCCGTEASGTEPGSQGSTERRDEAPAMAQPSSPEPAAGGRALALKGPGAGAGPLEKGAEQTPLAVSCLGQNGERSSGPLARPDGSVVPQGPPAGVGAAVASPGPCLKGHSKDLPSAPAALKHVAFLDPADTDPEPDGAGAAAVSPELGPVPRTCLQDRSQEQPGACKGAVSRWSVGAPGAAPLSDDGMGTPCGDAGGKAPASLAEAKAQLGPPAAPRPGGNGDMVLPSPPEATKESTPGTEAASGPGTRLDAGSTPSARAKETSPPAPLSIQKAEPEAPSAAAPSKSGESRAAPAEAEGGPAPPQSTAEGSPAQEPRRATGPEVGPGEEAAREPRTVELLSKAYSFEVTPPPQDSGTQDTGTQVGSRVSLVSVAISPINPPDGSSAFTFHSRGQGPSGLKSPGPELKPSKKDAEMQVSIPVETRSVATGPMTPVAKSPQASYPEVHVKGAQEEPPEPIREVCWDEKGMTWEVYGAAMEVEVLGMAIQKHLEKQIEEHGRQVVMTPQSTRASSIKGAPQKGEVKRPPSMFRALLQSVRRPRCCSRAGPAVE